A stretch of the Rhizobium sullae genome encodes the following:
- a CDS encoding KUP/HAK/KT family potassium transporter, translated as MANADADSGADPTQPTAQDSSGQPNLKILMLGALGVVYGDIGTSPLYALREALLIAASDGSVLREDVLASRHESDESVRLLRTYGDRAARIDVSRRSGLRSMLSVGVQM; from the coding sequence ATGGCCAACGCCGACGCTGACAGCGGCGCCGATCCCACGCAACCGACAGCCCAAGACTCGTCTGGCCAGCCGAATCTTAAAATCTTGATGCTTGGCGCGCTCGGTGTCGTCTACGGCGACATCGGAACAAGCCCTCTCTATGCGCTTCGCGAAGCGCTTCTGATAGCTGCGTCCGACGGCTCGGTGTTGCGCGAGGACGTACTGGCATCACGACACGAAAGTGATGAATCTGTCCGACTTTTGAGAACATACGGTGATCGCGCTGCGAGGATAGATGTTTCGCGCCGCAGTGGCCTGAGATCGATGCTGTCCGTCGGGGTCCAGATGTAA
- a CDS encoding amino acid permease, with product MPDDSKHEGGVIYHIPGQDYFDIRGLRRHAGAFSLWALGVGAVISGDFSGWNLGFAVGGWGGMFIGTILITVMYLGLTYSIAEMSPALPHTGGAYSFARTAFGPWGGFITGVAENIEYVLTPAVVVFFIGSYLTGIFGTPLGFQPAWWLIGYIVFVGLNVRGVELSFNVTVIVTLIALAILAFFFVSAVPFMDFGKYAMNIGVDPTTGTAVELPDGGGPFLPFGVYGVLASMPFAVWLFLAIEQLPLAAEESVDPRRDMPRGIMLGMFTLIATGFLVLIINPAIPSGAFKLGSSGEPILDGFRAIYGTGWAKILALFAVAGLIASFHAIIFAFGRQIYSLSRAGYFPHFLSVTHGAHKTPNTALIAGSLVGFLVMLAVWFTQGGEQAGSFIGGVLLNMAVFGAMFSYLLQGLTFIQLRRAFPNIERPYRSPFGVPGAVLTVVIALVTIFFQLTDPLYQKGVIGVAIWYALAIAYFAAHGRKTLVYSPEEEFAVKQREGAASIDRDLA from the coding sequence ATGCCCGATGACAGCAAGCATGAAGGCGGAGTGATCTACCACATACCCGGCCAGGACTATTTCGACATACGCGGATTGAGGCGCCACGCCGGCGCCTTCTCGCTTTGGGCTCTTGGCGTCGGCGCCGTCATCTCCGGTGACTTCTCCGGCTGGAATCTGGGCTTTGCTGTCGGTGGTTGGGGTGGCATGTTTATCGGCACCATCCTGATTACCGTCATGTATCTCGGCCTTACCTACTCGATTGCAGAAATGAGCCCGGCCCTGCCGCACACCGGCGGCGCGTATTCCTTCGCACGGACGGCCTTCGGTCCGTGGGGCGGTTTCATCACCGGCGTGGCGGAAAACATCGAATACGTGCTGACACCTGCCGTCGTGGTATTCTTCATCGGCTCCTATCTGACCGGGATCTTCGGCACTCCGCTCGGCTTCCAGCCGGCTTGGTGGCTAATCGGCTACATCGTTTTCGTGGGCCTGAATGTGCGGGGGGTGGAGCTCTCATTTAACGTGACAGTGATCGTCACACTGATCGCCCTTGCCATTCTCGCATTCTTCTTCGTGAGTGCCGTCCCGTTCATGGACTTCGGCAAATATGCAATGAACATTGGCGTCGATCCCACGACCGGCACAGCCGTCGAACTTCCGGACGGCGGCGGGCCGTTTCTGCCGTTCGGCGTCTACGGCGTTCTGGCCTCGATGCCCTTCGCCGTCTGGCTGTTCCTGGCGATCGAGCAACTGCCGCTCGCCGCCGAAGAATCGGTTGACCCGAGACGGGACATGCCACGAGGCATCATGCTCGGCATGTTCACGCTGATTGCGACAGGCTTCCTGGTGCTTATCATCAATCCGGCCATTCCAAGCGGCGCGTTCAAGCTTGGCTCGTCGGGCGAGCCTATCCTCGACGGCTTCCGTGCCATCTATGGAACGGGTTGGGCAAAGATTCTCGCACTGTTTGCCGTCGCAGGACTGATTGCCAGCTTCCACGCCATTATCTTCGCCTTCGGCCGGCAGATCTATTCGCTGTCGCGCGCCGGCTACTTCCCGCATTTTCTGTCAGTGACCCATGGCGCCCACAAGACACCGAACACGGCGTTGATCGCCGGTTCACTCGTCGGCTTCCTCGTCATGCTGGCTGTGTGGTTCACCCAGGGCGGCGAGCAGGCGGGCTCCTTCATCGGCGGCGTGCTTCTGAACATGGCCGTGTTCGGCGCGATGTTCTCTTACCTGTTGCAAGGGCTGACGTTCATCCAGCTTCGACGCGCCTTCCCGAACATCGAGCGGCCGTACCGCAGCCCGTTCGGCGTACCGGGTGCGGTCCTCACTGTTGTGATTGCGCTTGTCACGATCTTCTTCCAGCTCACCGATCCGCTCTATCAAAAGGGCGTCATCGGCGTGGCAATCTGGTATGCGCTCGCGATCGCATACTTCGCCGCTCATGGCCGCAAGACGCTGGTATATTCGCCGGAGGAGGAGTTTGCGGTTAAGCAGCGCGAAGGTGCAGCATCCATCGACCGCGACCTCGCCTAA
- the nhaA gene encoding Na+/H+ antiporter NhaA, translating into MSLSHRPSGQGLIHSTFRRFLDSETSAGLLLMIVALLAIVIANSPLASAYFAALHVSIGPMSLQHWINDALMALFFLLVGLEIKREMLDGQLSSWSRRILPGAAAVGGMVVPALIYAAFNRSDPTAAHGWAIPTATDIAFALGVLSLAGPRVPVTLKVFLTALAIIDDLGAVVIIALFYARDLNYWALGGAAVMFVALIGMNRLGGSRLAAYLVLGAALWCLIFQSGIHATIAGVLLALTIPLKLTRGMPEASHSESPLHRLEHGLQGPVAFVIVPLFGFANAGVSLTDVTLASLSEPVTFGVGLGLAAGKLVGVLGAVVLMVRAGFAGLPRSASWPQMLGIALLCGIGFTMSLFVGQLAFEDQAIQDRAKLGILIGSCVSGIAGYLMLRFSSRRARISI; encoded by the coding sequence TTGTCTTTGTCACACCGTCCGAGCGGCCAGGGCCTGATCCATTCTACTTTCCGCCGATTTCTCGATAGCGAGACGTCTGCAGGCCTGCTGCTCATGATCGTCGCTTTGCTGGCCATCGTTATCGCCAACTCGCCGCTGGCCTCCGCATATTTCGCTGCACTGCACGTCTCTATTGGGCCGATGAGCCTGCAGCACTGGATCAACGATGCGCTGATGGCGCTTTTCTTCCTGCTCGTCGGCCTGGAAATCAAGCGTGAGATGCTGGATGGCCAGCTCTCAAGTTGGTCGCGCCGCATCCTGCCGGGTGCTGCGGCGGTTGGCGGCATGGTCGTTCCCGCATTAATCTACGCTGCTTTCAATCGGAGCGATCCCACCGCAGCACATGGTTGGGCGATCCCGACGGCCACCGACATCGCCTTTGCGCTTGGCGTGCTTTCTTTGGCTGGCCCGCGTGTTCCGGTGACTCTCAAGGTCTTCCTGACGGCCCTTGCCATCATCGACGACCTCGGGGCGGTCGTGATCATTGCGCTCTTTTACGCAAGAGACCTGAACTACTGGGCCCTTGGCGGCGCGGCGGTCATGTTCGTCGCCTTGATAGGGATGAATCGATTGGGGGGCAGTCGTCTCGCTGCCTACCTGGTCCTGGGGGCTGCACTTTGGTGCCTTATTTTCCAGTCGGGCATCCATGCTACAATCGCAGGCGTTCTTCTGGCCCTGACCATCCCGCTGAAGCTGACACGAGGAATGCCCGAGGCGTCACACTCGGAGTCACCCCTGCATCGGCTGGAACACGGCCTTCAGGGTCCCGTTGCCTTCGTGATCGTGCCCTTGTTTGGTTTCGCCAATGCCGGCGTTTCCTTGACGGACGTCACGCTCGCGTCGCTGTCAGAACCCGTCACTTTCGGTGTCGGGTTGGGATTGGCAGCGGGCAAGCTCGTCGGCGTCCTCGGCGCCGTCGTGTTGATGGTGCGAGCCGGATTTGCGGGCTTACCACGATCCGCGAGCTGGCCGCAGATGCTGGGCATCGCGCTTCTGTGCGGCATCGGCTTCACGATGAGCCTCTTCGTCGGGCAACTCGCCTTCGAAGACCAGGCGATTCAGGATCGGGCCAAGCTCGGCATCCTGATCGGCTCGTGCGTTTCTGGCATCGCAGGTTATCTCATGCTTCGGTTCTCGTCGCGCCGGGCACGAATATCCATATGA
- a CDS encoding NrsF family protein, whose product MNTEDLINLISEDTRRPVNLSRALALATAAGALVAGLVFFSVLGVRPDFAQAILTARFAFKFIATLALFFVAASLMESLIRPGEGATARRWLLLLAPTLLIAAATIELIVTPADLWESRLVGHNALHCLTVIPILSLAPTVFLFLVMRHGAPDHPGQAGAIAALASAGIAATLYASNCPDDSPLFVATWYPIAILIVAVAGYFAGRRFLRW is encoded by the coding sequence GTGAACACGGAAGACCTGATCAATCTGATATCAGAGGACACACGGCGGCCCGTCAATCTCTCGAGGGCGCTTGCTCTGGCGACAGCTGCTGGCGCATTGGTGGCGGGATTGGTGTTCTTTTCGGTCCTGGGTGTTCGACCTGATTTTGCTCAAGCCATCCTGACTGCGCGCTTCGCATTCAAGTTCATTGCCACCTTGGCACTGTTTTTTGTGGCGGCATCGCTGATGGAGAGCCTTATCCGTCCAGGGGAGGGCGCAACGGCTCGGCGCTGGTTACTGCTGCTGGCACCAACGCTGCTGATCGCCGCCGCTACCATCGAGTTGATTGTCACCCCAGCCGATCTGTGGGAAAGCAGACTGGTTGGCCACAACGCGTTGCATTGCCTGACGGTCATCCCGATCCTCTCGTTAGCGCCGACCGTGTTCCTCTTTCTGGTCATGCGCCATGGTGCGCCGGATCACCCCGGTCAAGCCGGGGCAATCGCGGCATTGGCTTCCGCCGGTATTGCCGCTACGCTTTACGCCTCCAATTGCCCCGACGACAGTCCGTTGTTCGTCGCCACCTGGTATCCAATCGCCATACTCATTGTGGCCGTTGCGGGGTATTTTGCGGGCCGACGCTTTCTGAGGTGGTAG
- a CDS encoding chlorite dismutase family protein: protein MVKPTYFVAGESGQWQVEATRAIAGKSLDVAPRLSVMDTNQVILPAHAAWVLRGTAGSARYTTRVELDRLGERQPPLGRAKACLAVLIPIRKSDLWWSLAQDERRAIIQERSAHFQIGMDYLPAVARRLYHSHDLGEPFDFLTWFEFAEESAPQFDAMLLRLRATEEWRYVEREVEIRLRIWQDG from the coding sequence ATGGTGAAGCCGACATACTTCGTGGCTGGTGAGAGTGGCCAATGGCAGGTCGAGGCAACGCGCGCCATTGCTGGCAAGAGTCTGGATGTTGCGCCTCGTCTTAGTGTCATGGACACCAATCAGGTCATATTACCTGCTCATGCTGCCTGGGTTCTGCGCGGAACAGCCGGCAGCGCGCGATACACGACCCGTGTGGAACTCGATCGGCTTGGAGAACGCCAACCTCCGCTGGGCCGCGCAAAGGCATGCCTTGCGGTCTTGATCCCGATCCGCAAGTCGGATCTTTGGTGGTCTCTTGCTCAGGACGAGCGCAGGGCCATCATTCAGGAGAGGTCGGCGCATTTTCAGATCGGGATGGACTATTTGCCTGCGGTCGCTCGACGCCTCTATCACAGTCATGATCTTGGCGAGCCTTTCGATTTTCTCACGTGGTTCGAATTCGCCGAGGAAAGCGCCCCTCAATTTGATGCCATGCTCCTTCGATTGCGGGCGACCGAAGAATGGCGTTATGTCGAACGTGAGGTCGAGATCCGCTTGCGGATATGGCAAGATGGTTGA
- a CDS encoding NrsF family protein, which yields MKTEELIELLVQDTPVRLNLDHALMHAATAATLIAAISFFAVIGLRADFGTAIESGRFLFKFVITGFLALTGGIVMLRIGRPGVPVRLTALGLLIPALLMSAAAILELLVMPSETWVTRMIGHNSSLCLTIIPFLSVGPLACFLYALRYAAPTRPAVAGAVAGLVAAGIAATFYATNCDDDSPLFVMLWYPIAISIVAGTGALLGHIMLRW from the coding sequence ATGAAGACTGAGGAGTTGATCGAACTGCTCGTGCAGGATACGCCGGTTCGACTGAATCTTGATCATGCCCTGATGCATGCTGCCACTGCCGCCACTTTGATCGCCGCCATTTCGTTCTTCGCGGTCATCGGCTTGCGTGCGGACTTTGGCACGGCCATCGAGTCCGGCCGCTTCCTGTTCAAATTCGTGATCACGGGATTTCTTGCCTTGACGGGTGGGATAGTCATGCTCCGGATTGGAAGACCGGGCGTCCCGGTTCGGTTGACGGCATTGGGCCTATTGATTCCTGCTCTGTTGATGAGTGCAGCGGCGATCCTTGAACTGTTGGTCATGCCGTCTGAGACATGGGTGACGCGCATGATCGGGCATAATTCCAGCCTCTGCCTGACGATTATCCCTTTCTTATCGGTGGGTCCTCTTGCCTGTTTTCTCTACGCGCTTCGATACGCTGCCCCCACCCGACCGGCGGTCGCGGGAGCTGTTGCCGGGCTCGTAGCGGCAGGGATTGCCGCGACATTCTACGCAACAAATTGCGATGATGACAGTCCGCTCTTTGTAATGCTCTGGTATCCGATCGCCATTTCGATAGTTGCCGGAACCGGTGCTTTGCTTGGCCACATAATGTTGCGCTGGTAG
- a CDS encoding sigma-70 family RNA polymerase sigma factor, translating into MNDLAREKEWASWLRSAIAGDSHAYRKFLTALTPHLRVMARKRCDQFGAPASEAEDVVQEVLLTIHLKRGTWDPSRPLGPWLSAIVRNKVVDSLRRRGRQSVPLEDVIATLKTDERIAASDRIDIEQILGKLKDPQRTIVQSISIEGSSVRETADRLKMTEVAVRVSLHRALKGLAALYSGRVT; encoded by the coding sequence ATGAACGATCTGGCGCGTGAAAAGGAATGGGCATCCTGGCTGCGTTCCGCGATTGCGGGCGACAGCCATGCCTATCGCAAATTCCTGACGGCCCTCACACCACATTTACGGGTGATGGCGCGGAAGCGTTGTGACCAGTTCGGTGCGCCGGCCAGCGAGGCTGAGGACGTGGTTCAGGAAGTGCTGCTTACTATCCATCTCAAGCGGGGGACATGGGATCCGTCACGGCCATTGGGGCCATGGCTATCGGCAATCGTTCGCAACAAGGTGGTCGATAGCCTGCGGCGCCGTGGCAGGCAGTCGGTACCGCTTGAGGACGTCATTGCTACACTTAAAACAGACGAACGCATCGCAGCCTCCGATCGCATCGATATCGAGCAGATTCTGGGCAAGCTCAAGGATCCGCAACGAACGATCGTTCAATCGATATCGATTGAAGGGTCAAGCGTTCGGGAAACGGCCGATAGGCTGAAAATGACGGAGGTGGCGGTACGTGTTTCCCTGCATAGGGCATTGAAGGGGTTGGCTGCTCTCTATTCGGGGCGTGTGACATGA
- a CDS encoding TetR/AcrR family transcriptional regulator translates to MARPREFDEEKVLLLAVERFWEHGYEATSLRDLAQAIGLTTASIYNAFGDKHAFYRKALDFYVERSFGDRVGRFETKPPREAIGAFFNEIIERSLSDTKRKGCMLVNSALEVAPHDDEFQRVVAQVLVQVEAFFKRCVERGQEDGSINRSSNASDMAGTLLGTLLGIRVLARTRPERDLLEGLIRPIFALLEPNHSQTILSHDR, encoded by the coding sequence ATGGCCAGACCCAGAGAGTTTGATGAAGAAAAAGTATTACTGCTGGCTGTAGAGCGGTTTTGGGAACATGGCTACGAGGCAACGTCACTCCGTGATCTGGCCCAGGCAATCGGGCTGACCACCGCAAGCATCTACAATGCCTTTGGCGACAAGCACGCATTTTATCGCAAAGCGCTCGATTTCTATGTCGAACGGAGCTTCGGCGACCGTGTCGGCCGGTTTGAGACGAAGCCGCCGCGTGAGGCGATCGGCGCATTCTTCAACGAAATCATTGAGCGGTCGTTGAGCGATACCAAGCGAAAAGGCTGCATGTTGGTCAATTCCGCGCTCGAGGTAGCACCCCATGATGATGAGTTTCAGCGGGTGGTGGCTCAAGTCCTGGTGCAGGTTGAGGCTTTCTTCAAGCGCTGCGTCGAAAGAGGCCAGGAAGACGGATCGATCAATCGCTCTTCAAATGCATCCGACATGGCCGGCACCCTCCTCGGCACCCTGCTTGGCATTCGCGTGCTTGCGCGCACGCGTCCTGAACGAGACCTTCTGGAAGGCCTTATCAGACCCATTTTTGCACTGCTGGAACCCAATCACAGTCAGACGATCTTATCTCATGATCGATGA
- a CDS encoding Rieske 2Fe-2S domain-containing protein — protein MSLSYKPVIWNRTKIIYDAVMLAGIFIYILIFLRLGPVISSALRDTDLPIQRMRAFGSLALLMLTIVLAIGPLARIDARFIPLLYNRRHFGVMTAIIAATHAYYVLGWYFSFSPTPQLTALFTSNTSFTSTAGFPFELFGVFALVILAVLAVTSHDFWLSFLTPPVWKAIHMSVYFAYAAVILHVALGALIDRRDLALAFLSLGGLATLCVLHLIAGRRETSADAAASKKAPEAPWVIVGDLSEIAEGRAIIGAAPGGERIAVFRSKGGLSAVSNICSHQNGPIGEGKVVIGFITCPWHGYQYRPEDGCSPPPFRERIRKYRLRLEGSSVLVDPEPLPLGTKLEPLAIPAELLPAVAAPKKEGTV, from the coding sequence GTGAGCCTCTCCTACAAGCCGGTCATCTGGAACAGGACCAAGATCATCTATGACGCGGTCATGCTGGCCGGGATCTTCATCTACATCCTTATTTTCCTGCGGCTGGGCCCAGTCATATCCTCTGCGCTCCGGGATACCGACCTGCCGATCCAACGGATGCGTGCCTTCGGGTCTCTGGCCCTGCTGATGCTGACCATCGTCCTCGCAATCGGGCCGCTGGCGCGGATCGATGCCCGTTTCATTCCGCTCCTCTACAATCGCCGCCATTTTGGCGTGATGACCGCGATCATTGCAGCCACGCATGCCTACTATGTGCTCGGATGGTATTTCTCCTTTAGTCCAACACCACAGCTCACGGCGCTCTTCACCAGCAATACCAGCTTCACGAGCACCGCCGGCTTTCCTTTCGAACTCTTCGGCGTCTTCGCGCTCGTCATTCTGGCGGTCCTTGCGGTAACCAGCCACGATTTCTGGCTTTCCTTCCTGACGCCGCCGGTGTGGAAGGCGATCCACATGAGCGTCTACTTCGCCTATGCTGCGGTCATCCTGCATGTGGCGCTCGGCGCTCTGATCGATCGCCGGGATCTTGCTTTGGCATTTTTGTCGCTCGGCGGATTGGCTACGCTGTGCGTCCTGCACCTTATCGCAGGTCGGCGAGAGACATCGGCTGACGCGGCTGCGTCGAAAAAGGCCCCCGAGGCGCCTTGGGTGATCGTCGGTGACCTCAGCGAGATTGCCGAAGGCAGGGCGATCATCGGGGCGGCACCGGGCGGCGAGCGCATTGCCGTCTTCCGTTCAAAGGGTGGTCTTTCAGCCGTATCCAATATCTGCTCGCACCAGAACGGGCCCATCGGCGAAGGCAAGGTCGTCATCGGCTTTATCACCTGCCCATGGCATGGCTATCAATATCGCCCCGAGGACGGTTGTTCGCCACCGCCGTTCCGGGAGCGGATCCGCAAATATCGCCTTCGCCTGGAGGGCTCAAGCGTTCTGGTTGATCCGGAACCTTTGCCTCTTGGCACAAAGCTGGAGCCGTTGGCGATCCCCGCGGAGTTGCTTCCCGCGGTTGCCGCGCCGAAAAAGGAAGGGACGGTTTGA
- a CDS encoding SDR family NAD(P)-dependent oxidoreductase, with protein MSEATGTSPVVMVTGAAGNLGSAVVRELAANGTRLVCVEHNSEALEKLADSLPESSEILLIGGMDLADLTSCQEAVEKTLARFGRLDALANTVGGFQTGPVDETGVHQWDQLFHMNARTAYAISAAVLKPMQQAGYGRIVHVAAAPGLKAGANQAAYAASKGAVIRLTEAIAAENRDKRITANCILPGTIDTPQNRSAMPNAKTNSWVQPTDIAKLIGFLISPAGGIVTGAAIPATGRI; from the coding sequence ATGAGTGAAGCAACAGGAACAAGCCCCGTTGTCATGGTTACGGGCGCAGCAGGAAACCTTGGAAGCGCCGTCGTCAGGGAGCTTGCGGCGAACGGTACGCGGCTCGTCTGCGTTGAGCATAATTCGGAAGCCTTGGAAAAATTGGCAGATAGCCTGCCCGAGAGTAGCGAAATCCTACTGATCGGCGGCATGGATCTCGCCGATTTGACGTCATGCCAGGAGGCGGTCGAAAAAACGCTCGCGAGATTTGGCCGGCTCGACGCGCTCGCCAATACCGTCGGCGGCTTCCAGACAGGACCGGTCGATGAGACGGGTGTGCACCAGTGGGATCAGTTGTTTCACATGAATGCCAGAACGGCTTATGCAATTAGTGCGGCGGTCCTGAAACCGATGCAGCAGGCAGGTTACGGCCGCATCGTCCATGTCGCGGCAGCGCCGGGACTAAAGGCCGGCGCCAATCAAGCCGCCTATGCAGCATCGAAAGGGGCGGTGATACGGCTTACGGAAGCCATCGCCGCGGAAAACCGCGACAAGCGCATTACCGCCAACTGTATTTTGCCGGGCACGATCGACACGCCGCAAAACCGGTCGGCGATGCCGAATGCGAAGACGAACAGCTGGGTTCAGCCAACGGATATCGCCAAGCTCATAGGGTTCCTCATTTCGCCTGCAGGAGGCATCGTCACTGGTGCGGCCATACCGGCGACCGGCCGCATCTGA
- a CDS encoding tetratricopeptide repeat protein, protein MKRDAYGLMTSTDSNEAQRAFENAVFGLAAHRPSTGVAIQSTLAADPHHVAGHALKGFANLILARSELDEPATKALVDAQAALMVRGGGTGDERTLVKALEAAVEGSFSRATDILDDGFEDRSVTFLPFKISQALRFMLGDARGMLRASTRAVARLDTSTTAKGFILGCHAFSLEEHGRYAEALAAGQLAVALQPDDSWGLHAVSHVFEMRGDTEEGIDWLEANRKAWSRCNNFSFHMAWHLGLLHLERGDHDRVLQIYDDDVRPQQTDDFRDMANAVSLLWRMEQSGAHVGDRWTDLAEIAHRRKADTTLIFAALHNLAAMVAVGDRDGAVELVSHIEAKALGMDDQGRVAAEIGVPMARVLTGLDAPADRHMLERMVANLPKIGGSNAQRDFFVLALARAMATDGNNVGVSRIGQIRQRLKADDRLFKSIEHSVGMSLSA, encoded by the coding sequence ATGAAGCGCGATGCTTACGGTCTCATGACCAGCACTGACAGCAACGAGGCACAACGGGCATTCGAGAATGCCGTATTTGGTCTGGCGGCGCATCGGCCAAGTACTGGTGTGGCCATCCAGTCAACTTTGGCAGCCGACCCCCATCATGTTGCCGGCCATGCGCTGAAGGGCTTTGCAAATCTGATATTGGCGCGGTCGGAGCTCGACGAACCGGCTACCAAGGCACTTGTTGATGCGCAGGCAGCGCTGATGGTCAGAGGCGGAGGAACCGGTGACGAGCGCACCCTTGTGAAAGCACTGGAGGCCGCCGTCGAAGGCTCGTTTTCGCGTGCGACGGATATTCTCGACGACGGTTTCGAGGATCGGTCGGTGACGTTCTTGCCTTTTAAGATTTCGCAGGCTCTGCGTTTCATGCTTGGCGATGCCCGCGGGATGCTACGGGCCAGCACGCGTGCAGTCGCCCGCCTTGACACCAGCACGACGGCGAAGGGCTTTATTCTTGGTTGCCACGCGTTTTCGCTTGAAGAGCATGGTCGGTATGCCGAGGCGCTTGCCGCGGGGCAGCTTGCGGTTGCTCTGCAGCCCGATGATTCCTGGGGCCTTCACGCCGTCTCGCATGTCTTCGAGATGCGGGGCGATACGGAAGAAGGCATTGATTGGCTCGAGGCGAACCGCAAGGCCTGGTCGCGCTGCAACAATTTCTCCTTTCATATGGCTTGGCATCTCGGTCTGCTACACCTGGAACGCGGCGATCATGATCGGGTGCTGCAGATCTACGACGACGACGTTCGCCCACAGCAAACCGACGATTTCCGAGACATGGCGAATGCTGTCTCGCTCCTGTGGCGGATGGAGCAATCGGGAGCTCATGTCGGTGATCGCTGGACCGATCTGGCAGAAATAGCCCATCGTCGAAAGGCGGACACGACCTTGATTTTTGCAGCTCTGCATAATCTTGCCGCCATGGTTGCCGTTGGCGACCGCGATGGAGCTGTGGAGCTTGTATCGCATATAGAAGCCAAGGCGCTTGGCATGGATGACCAGGGCCGCGTCGCCGCCGAGATCGGTGTACCGATGGCGCGCGTTCTCACGGGTCTCGATGCTCCGGCGGACCGCCACATGCTCGAACGCATGGTGGCGAACCTGCCAAAGATCGGCGGCAGCAACGCACAGCGCGACTTTTTCGTCCTCGCGCTCGCCAGGGCGATGGCGACCGACGGCAATAATGTCGGTGTTTCGCGTATCGGCCAGATTCGCCAGCGGCTGAAGGCCGACGACCGACTGTTCAAATCCATCGAACATTCGGTTGGCATGAGTTTGTCTGCCTGA